In one window of Corynebacterium mycetoides DNA:
- a CDS encoding glutamine amidotransferase-related protein has product MSRILFISLRTGELGPAVAEAEFNDVLAATGMRREDVDTRVLAGDSDAIGPVEGYAGVIVGGSSLNVTAPEYSPWQEHVHAELASLIRGRVPVFFVCFGISWLVAELGGTVGHSAPEASGKTAVMLADAAGDDPLLRGFPPTFAALTGHTENPEIIPPELTVLATGPTAPVQMVRYGDHVWATQFHAEMDAAAMKTRMDFFYDYGYFPLTEYDTIVASLPSVDVRWANELLRRFVSYCAHP; this is encoded by the coding sequence ATGTCCCGCATCCTCTTCATCTCTCTCCGCACTGGTGAGCTCGGGCCCGCGGTGGCGGAAGCCGAGTTCAACGATGTTCTGGCTGCGACGGGGATGCGTCGGGAGGACGTCGATACGCGGGTGCTCGCGGGAGACTCCGACGCGATTGGCCCGGTCGAGGGGTACGCGGGGGTCATCGTGGGCGGCAGCTCACTGAACGTCACGGCGCCCGAATACTCGCCGTGGCAGGAGCACGTCCACGCGGAGCTCGCCTCGCTAATCCGCGGGCGCGTGCCGGTGTTCTTCGTGTGCTTCGGCATCAGCTGGCTGGTGGCGGAGCTCGGGGGCACGGTCGGTCACTCAGCGCCGGAGGCCTCAGGGAAGACTGCCGTCATGCTTGCCGACGCCGCCGGCGACGACCCCCTCCTGCGCGGCTTCCCGCCCACCTTCGCGGCGTTGACCGGGCACACCGAGAACCCGGAGATCATCCCGCCCGAGCTCACGGTCCTCGCCACCGGGCCCACCGCGCCGGTGCAGATGGTCCGCTACGGCGACCACGTGTGGGCGACGCAGTTCCACGCGGAGATGGACGCCGCGGCGATGAAGACGCGGATGGACTTCTTCTACGACTACGGCTACTTCCCGCTGACCGAGTACGACACCATCGTGGCTTCCCTGCCCAGCGTTGACGTGCGGTGGGCCAACGAGTTGCTGCGCAGGTTCGTCTCCTACTGCGCGCACCCTTAG
- a CDS encoding ACT domain-containing protein — protein MHAIITTTGKDRVGIIAGVAGAAAERGLNIVDVSQTLMDNFFTMIMRVALPEGGVNMGELSQQLSAAGNELGVVVRIQSENLFTAMNEI, from the coding sequence ATGCACGCAATCATTACCACCACCGGGAAAGACCGGGTCGGAATCATCGCTGGCGTCGCCGGTGCCGCGGCCGAGCGCGGCCTGAACATTGTCGACGTCTCCCAGACGCTCATGGACAACTTCTTCACCATGATCATGCGCGTGGCGCTGCCCGAGGGCGGCGTGAACATGGGCGAGCTGTCGCAGCAGCTCTCCGCCGCCGGCAATGAGCTCGGCGTGGTGGTGCGGATTCAGTCCGAGAACCTGTTCACGGCGATGAACGAGATCTAA
- a CDS encoding PFL family protein — translation MATDFDFKAARILDVIQMIEDYRLDIRTVTMGISLIGCTRPTMAATAQAVYDRVTTRAARLVEVCEGIERELGIPIVNKRISVSPISLVAAGVGGNPADIAVALDRAAAALGVNFVGGYSALVEKGATESDRRLITSIPEALSTTSNVCGSVNVATSRAGINMEAVAQMGRVIKEAAELTRAQSSIACAKLVVFANAVGDNPFMAGAFHGIEEPDTVVSVGVSGPGVVDHAIGSLEGASLNEVAEEIKKAAFKITRAGQLVGTLASERLGVPFGIVDLSLAPTAEVGDSVAHILEHMGLDQVGTHGTTAALALLNDAVKKGGMMACSRVGGLSGSFIPVSEDQGMIDAVRAGSISMDKLEAMTSICSVGFDMVAIPGDTSAELIAGMIADEAAIGVMNHKTTAARLIPVPGTAPGDEVHFGGLLGYAPVIPVSTVGNDAFIRRGGFIPAPVHGFRN, via the coding sequence ATGGCCACCGACTTCGATTTCAAAGCCGCGCGCATCCTCGACGTGATCCAGATGATCGAGGATTACCGCCTGGATATCCGCACAGTGACCATGGGCATCTCGTTGATCGGCTGCACGCGCCCCACGATGGCCGCCACCGCGCAGGCGGTCTACGACCGGGTGACCACGCGTGCCGCTCGTCTCGTTGAGGTGTGCGAAGGCATCGAGCGCGAGCTCGGCATCCCCATCGTGAACAAGCGCATCTCCGTCTCCCCCATCTCGCTCGTGGCCGCGGGTGTCGGCGGCAACCCGGCCGACATCGCCGTCGCCCTCGACCGCGCCGCCGCTGCACTCGGGGTCAACTTCGTCGGCGGGTACTCCGCGCTCGTGGAAAAGGGCGCCACCGAGTCGGACCGCCGGCTGATCACCTCCATACCGGAGGCTTTGTCCACCACCTCCAACGTCTGCGGCTCGGTCAACGTCGCCACGTCGCGGGCCGGCATCAACATGGAGGCGGTCGCCCAGATGGGCCGCGTTATCAAGGAGGCCGCGGAGCTGACCAGGGCCCAGTCGTCGATTGCCTGCGCCAAACTGGTGGTCTTCGCCAACGCCGTCGGGGACAACCCCTTCATGGCGGGCGCCTTCCACGGTATCGAGGAGCCCGACACGGTCGTCTCGGTCGGCGTGTCCGGTCCCGGGGTCGTGGATCACGCGATCGGCTCCCTGGAGGGTGCGTCCCTCAACGAGGTCGCCGAAGAGATCAAGAAGGCCGCGTTCAAGATCACGCGCGCTGGACAGCTGGTGGGCACCTTGGCATCGGAACGGCTGGGCGTGCCCTTCGGCATCGTCGACCTCTCCCTCGCTCCGACCGCCGAGGTGGGCGATTCCGTGGCGCACATCCTAGAGCACATGGGCCTGGATCAGGTGGGAACCCACGGGACGACGGCCGCGCTCGCGCTGCTCAACGACGCCGTGAAGAAGGGCGGCATGATGGCGTGCTCGCGTGTCGGAGGGTTGTCCGGCTCCTTCATCCCCGTCTCCGAGGACCAGGGCATGATCGACGCGGTGCGCGCGGGATCGATCTCGATGGACAAGCTCGAGGCGATGACTTCCATCTGCTCGGTCGGCTTCGACATGGTCGCCATCCCGGGGGATACCTCGGCCGAGCTCATCGCGGGGATGATCGCCGACGAGGCGGCCATCGGCGTGATGAACCACAAGACCACCGCGGCCCGGCTCATCCCCGTGCCGGGCACGGCACCCGGCGACGAGGTGCATTTCGGCGGTCTGCTGGGCTACGCACCGGTGATCCCGGTCAGCACTGTGGGCAACGACGCGTTCATCCGCCGCGGCGGGTTCATTCCGGCGCCCGTGCACGGTTTCCGGAACTAG
- a CDS encoding ABC-F family ATP-binding cassette domain-containing protein translates to MIVTQDLEVRVGARTLLNAPGQHLRVQPGDRVGLVGRNGAGKTTTMRILAGETEPYGGSVTSSGEIGYLPQDSKEGNLEQTARDRVLSARGLDDIRRSMDKQQALMESADAAQRDKAIAKYSRLEERFQTLGGYEADAEAAQICDNLGLPARILDQPLKTLSGGQRRRVELAHILFAANNGAGKSTTTLLLDEPTNHLDADSIAWLRGFLSKHEGGLIMISHDVDLLDDVCNKVWFLDAVRAEADVYNMGFSKYKDARALDEARRRRERANAEKKASALQKQAAKLGAKATKASAAKQMLARAERMMGSLDDVRVADRVAAITFPEPAPCGKTPLYGKGLTKMYGSLEVFAGVDLAIDKGSRVVVLGTNGAGKTTLLKLLAGVERTDGEGGLVSGHGLKIGYFAQEHDTIDGSKSVWENTIEACPDAGQQDLRGLLGAFMFSGDKLDQPAGTLSGGEKTRLALATLVSSRANVLLLDEPTNNLDPQSREQVLDALKTYTGAVVLVTHDPGAVRALEPERVIIMPEGDEDLWSDAYMEIVELA, encoded by the coding sequence GTGATTGTCACCCAGGACCTCGAAGTGCGCGTCGGCGCCCGCACCTTGCTCAACGCCCCCGGGCAGCATTTGCGGGTGCAGCCGGGTGACCGCGTCGGTCTCGTCGGACGCAACGGCGCCGGCAAGACCACGACGATGCGCATCTTGGCGGGGGAGACCGAGCCCTACGGCGGGTCCGTGACAAGCTCCGGCGAGATCGGCTACCTCCCGCAGGATTCCAAGGAGGGCAACCTCGAGCAGACGGCGCGCGACAGGGTGCTCTCCGCCCGTGGCCTCGACGACATCCGCCGCAGCATGGACAAGCAGCAGGCCCTGATGGAGAGCGCGGACGCGGCGCAGCGCGACAAGGCAATCGCGAAGTACTCCCGCCTCGAGGAGCGTTTCCAAACGCTTGGAGGCTACGAAGCCGACGCCGAGGCAGCCCAGATCTGCGACAACCTGGGCCTTCCCGCCCGGATTCTGGACCAGCCGCTGAAGACGCTTTCCGGCGGCCAGCGTCGCCGCGTGGAGCTCGCGCACATTCTCTTCGCCGCCAACAACGGCGCCGGTAAGTCGACCACGACGCTGCTGCTCGATGAGCCCACCAACCACCTCGATGCCGACTCCATCGCCTGGCTGCGCGGGTTCTTGTCCAAGCACGAGGGCGGGCTCATCATGATCTCCCACGACGTCGACCTGCTCGACGACGTGTGCAACAAGGTCTGGTTCCTCGACGCCGTGCGCGCCGAGGCGGACGTGTACAACATGGGGTTTTCCAAGTACAAGGACGCGCGCGCCCTCGACGAGGCCCGCCGCCGCCGCGAGCGCGCCAACGCCGAGAAGAAGGCCTCCGCGCTGCAGAAGCAGGCCGCGAAGCTGGGAGCGAAAGCCACGAAGGCCTCGGCCGCCAAGCAGATGCTCGCCCGCGCGGAGCGCATGATGGGTTCGCTTGACGACGTCCGCGTGGCCGACAGAGTCGCCGCCATCACCTTCCCTGAGCCGGCGCCGTGCGGCAAGACCCCGCTCTACGGCAAGGGCCTGACCAAGATGTACGGATCCCTCGAGGTATTCGCCGGCGTCGACTTGGCGATTGACAAGGGCTCGCGCGTGGTTGTGCTGGGCACGAACGGCGCGGGCAAGACGACGCTGCTGAAGCTCCTCGCGGGCGTGGAGCGCACGGACGGCGAGGGAGGGCTGGTCAGCGGCCACGGCCTCAAGATCGGGTACTTCGCCCAGGAGCACGACACCATCGACGGCTCGAAGTCGGTGTGGGAGAACACCATCGAGGCCTGCCCGGACGCCGGGCAGCAGGACCTGCGCGGCCTGCTCGGCGCCTTCATGTTTTCGGGCGACAAGCTCGATCAGCCGGCCGGCACCCTCTCCGGCGGCGAGAAGACCCGCCTGGCGCTGGCAACCCTGGTCTCCTCTCGCGCGAACGTGCTGCTTCTCGACGAACCCACCAACAACCTCGACCCCCAGTCGCGCGAGCAGGTGCTCGACGCGCTGAAAACCTACACGGGCGCGGTGGTGCTCGTCACCCACGACCCGGGCGCGGTGCGGGCGCTCGAGCCCGAGCGCGTGATCATCATGCCGGAGGGCGACGAGGACCTGTGGAGCGACGCCTACATGGAGATCGTCGAACTGGCGTAG
- a CDS encoding metal-sulfur cluster assembly factor — translation MAESNYGTAERPTQTEEQIQLASDAAEYMHDVIDPELGINVIDLGLVYDLWIEQDEATRAVINMTLTSPACPLTDVIEEQATAAITANTPIDEVAFNWVWMPPWGPHMITEDGREQLRALGFAV, via the coding sequence ATGGCTGAATCCAATTACGGCACCGCCGAACGGCCGACGCAGACGGAGGAGCAGATCCAGCTCGCCAGCGACGCTGCCGAATACATGCACGACGTTATCGACCCGGAGCTCGGCATCAACGTGATCGACCTCGGGCTGGTCTACGACCTGTGGATCGAGCAGGACGAGGCCACCCGTGCGGTCATCAACATGACCCTGACGTCCCCGGCATGCCCGCTCACCGACGTGATCGAGGAGCAGGCGACGGCCGCAATCACGGCGAACACCCCGATTGATGAGGTCGCATTCAACTGGGTGTGGATGCCGCCGTGGGGCCCGCACATGATCACCGAGGACGGCCGCGAGCAGCTGCGAGCACTCGGCTTCGCCGTCTAG
- the sufU gene encoding Fe-S cluster assembly sulfur transfer protein SufU: MNLESMYQEVILDHYKNPQHAGLRDPFDAEVHHVNPSCGDEITLRVALSEDGSTVADVSYDAAGCSISQASTSVMAEEIIGLGVDEAMAKLSSFEEMVTSRGTVEGNPAVIGDGVAFAGVSKFPARVKCALMGWKAFQAATSDALEEKEK, from the coding sequence ATGAACCTAGAATCTATGTACCAGGAGGTCATCCTGGACCACTACAAGAACCCGCAGCACGCGGGCCTGCGCGACCCGTTCGACGCCGAGGTGCACCACGTCAACCCGTCCTGCGGCGACGAGATCACGCTCCGCGTCGCGCTGTCCGAGGACGGGTCCACCGTGGCCGACGTGTCCTACGACGCGGCGGGTTGTTCGATCTCGCAGGCGTCGACAAGCGTGATGGCCGAGGAGATCATCGGCCTCGGAGTCGACGAGGCGATGGCCAAGCTCTCCTCGTTCGAGGAGATGGTGACCTCGCGCGGAACCGTCGAGGGGAACCCCGCCGTCATCGGCGACGGAGTCGCGTTCGCCGGCGTGTCCAAGTTCCCCGCCCGAGTCAAGTGCGCGCTGATGGGGTGGAAAGCATTCCAGGCTGCTACCTCAGACGCGCTGGAAGAAAAGGAGAAGTAA
- a CDS encoding cysteine desulfurase → MSYTHPDGTLNVDAIRAEFPILSRTVREGKPLVYLDSGATSQRPQRVWDAERDFVLNSFAPVHRGSYQLAEEATDAYETARDAIAAFVGAQGHEIAFTKNATEALNAVAYVLGDDRAGDMQVTKDDTIVVTELEHHANLVPWQELARRTGATLKWYSMTPDGRIDLDSLELDETVKVVAFTHQSNVTGAHADVPEMVRRAREVGALTVLDACQSVPHMPVNFHELGVDFAGFSGHKMCGPSGVGVLYGRGDLLDKLPPFLTGGSMIEVVKMESSTYAPAPQRFEAGTQMTSQVVGLGAAVTFLSEVGMDAVQRHEHELTAYALEQMQRISGLRIAGPLTADNRGGAIAFTVEGVHPHDLGQVLDGEGVSIRTGHHCAWPVHRALDVQATARASFYLYNTREEVDALVAAITKAKEFFGA, encoded by the coding sequence ATGTCGTACACACACCCAGACGGAACGCTCAACGTGGACGCCATCCGCGCGGAGTTTCCGATCCTGTCCCGCACCGTCCGAGAGGGCAAGCCCCTTGTCTATCTCGACTCGGGCGCGACCTCGCAGCGCCCGCAGCGCGTGTGGGACGCGGAGCGGGACTTCGTCCTGAACAGCTTCGCCCCCGTGCACCGCGGCTCCTACCAGCTCGCTGAGGAAGCTACCGACGCCTACGAAACCGCGCGCGACGCCATCGCCGCGTTCGTGGGCGCGCAGGGGCACGAAATCGCGTTCACCAAGAACGCAACCGAGGCGCTCAACGCGGTGGCCTACGTGCTTGGCGACGACCGCGCCGGCGACATGCAGGTCACCAAGGACGACACCATCGTTGTCACGGAGCTGGAGCACCACGCCAACCTCGTGCCCTGGCAGGAGCTGGCGCGGCGCACAGGCGCCACGCTGAAGTGGTACTCGATGACGCCGGACGGCCGCATCGACCTCGACTCGCTCGAGCTCGATGAGACGGTCAAGGTGGTCGCGTTCACGCACCAGTCCAACGTCACCGGCGCCCACGCGGACGTGCCCGAAATGGTGCGCCGCGCCCGGGAGGTCGGGGCGCTGACGGTGCTCGACGCCTGCCAGTCCGTGCCACACATGCCGGTGAACTTCCACGAGCTGGGCGTGGACTTCGCGGGTTTTTCCGGCCACAAGATGTGCGGGCCCTCCGGCGTCGGCGTGCTCTACGGGCGCGGCGACCTGCTGGACAAGCTCCCGCCGTTTTTAACCGGCGGCTCGATGATCGAGGTGGTGAAGATGGAGAGCTCCACCTACGCGCCCGCCCCGCAACGCTTCGAGGCGGGAACCCAGATGACCAGCCAGGTCGTCGGGCTCGGCGCTGCCGTGACTTTCCTGAGCGAGGTCGGCATGGACGCGGTCCAGCGCCACGAGCATGAGCTCACCGCCTACGCGCTCGAGCAGATGCAGCGTATAAGCGGCCTCCGGATCGCCGGTCCGCTGACCGCCGACAACCGCGGCGGGGCCATTGCGTTCACGGTCGAGGGTGTCCACCCGCACGACTTGGGCCAGGTGCTCGACGGGGAAGGTGTGTCCATCCGCACCGGCCACCACTGCGCGTGGCCGGTCCACCGCGCCCTCGACGTGCAGGCGACCGCGCGGGCCAGCTTCTACCTCTACAACACCCGCGAGGAGGTCGACGCACTCGTCGCGGCGATCACCAAGGCGAAGGAGTTCTTCGGCGCATGA
- the sufC gene encoding Fe-S cluster assembly ATPase SufC produces MSTLEIKNLHANVLPNEEGQEPTPILKGVNLTINSGETHAIMGPNGSGKSTLAYTLAGHPKYEVTDGEVLLDGENILEMEVDERARAGLFLAMQYPVEVPGVSSSNFMRSAVTAVRGESPKLREWVQELNSAREALQMDASFSERSVNEGFSGGEKKRHEVMQLALMKPKFAVMDETDSGLDVDALRIVSEGINRYQEETNGGVLMITHYKRILNYVSPDFVHIFANGQVVQTGGAELADVLEAEGYEKFI; encoded by the coding sequence ATGTCTACTCTCGAAATTAAGAACCTGCACGCCAACGTCCTGCCGAACGAGGAAGGCCAGGAGCCGACCCCGATTCTCAAGGGTGTCAACCTGACCATCAACTCGGGTGAGACTCACGCCATCATGGGCCCGAACGGCTCCGGCAAGTCCACGCTCGCCTACACCCTCGCCGGACACCCGAAGTACGAGGTGACCGACGGCGAGGTGCTCCTCGACGGGGAGAACATCCTCGAGATGGAAGTCGACGAGCGCGCCCGCGCCGGCCTCTTCCTGGCCATGCAGTACCCCGTCGAGGTCCCCGGCGTCTCCTCATCGAACTTCATGCGCTCCGCCGTCACCGCCGTGCGCGGCGAGTCCCCGAAGCTGCGCGAGTGGGTCCAGGAGCTCAACTCGGCGCGCGAGGCTCTGCAGATGGATGCCTCGTTCTCCGAGCGCTCCGTCAACGAGGGCTTCTCCGGCGGTGAGAAGAAGCGCCACGAAGTAATGCAGCTCGCGCTGATGAAGCCCAAGTTCGCTGTCATGGACGAGACCGACTCCGGCCTCGACGTGGACGCGCTGCGCATCGTCTCCGAGGGCATCAACCGCTACCAGGAGGAGACCAACGGCGGCGTGCTCATGATCACCCACTACAAGCGCATCCTCAACTACGTTTCCCCGGACTTCGTCCACATCTTCGCCAATGGCCAGGTCGTCCAGACCGGCGGCGCCGAGTTGGCCGACGTCCTCGAAGCAGAAGGCTACGAGAAGTTTATCTAA
- the sufD gene encoding Fe-S cluster assembly protein SufD encodes MAETAVKNASGVNTKGDMFVSYNVDDFAIPAGRDEDWRFISLRRIRGLHNGTFAPVADARISVEGPSEVTVETVSPDDDRLKAAGGPVDRVAAQAWTSATSGTIVTIPDNAELTEPVTITVTGAGLDVTTFATVLVESGANSVATVVVRYEGSGTHADNVNWVIGDNSRVYAVVDTQWEHDAVHLGAQSIVVGRDATLRHSVASFGGEVTRITPRVKFSAPGGDVELTGVYFADDGQYIENRLLVDHSVPNCRSNVLYKGALQGDKTSAKPDARTCWVGDVLIRAEAQGTDTYETNRNMVLTDGARADAIPNLEIETGEIVGAGHAATVGRFDEEQVFYLRARGIPMEEATRLIIRGFFNEVLNKIPVESVRDELIARVSGELERASL; translated from the coding sequence ATGGCGGAAACCGCAGTCAAGAACGCCTCCGGCGTCAACACCAAGGGCGACATGTTCGTCTCCTACAACGTCGACGACTTCGCCATCCCGGCGGGCCGCGACGAGGACTGGCGCTTCATCTCGCTGCGCCGCATCCGCGGCCTGCACAACGGCACGTTCGCGCCGGTTGCCGACGCCCGCATCAGCGTCGAGGGGCCTTCCGAGGTCACGGTGGAGACCGTCTCGCCTGACGACGATCGCCTCAAGGCCGCCGGCGGCCCCGTCGACCGCGTCGCGGCCCAGGCCTGGACGTCCGCCACCTCCGGCACCATCGTCACAATCCCGGACAACGCGGAGCTGACCGAGCCCGTCACCATCACCGTCACCGGGGCCGGCCTCGACGTGACCACGTTTGCCACCGTGCTCGTCGAGTCGGGCGCGAACTCCGTGGCCACCGTCGTCGTGCGCTACGAGGGCTCCGGCACCCACGCCGACAACGTCAACTGGGTAATCGGGGACAACTCCCGGGTCTACGCGGTCGTCGATACGCAGTGGGAGCATGACGCGGTCCACCTCGGCGCCCAGTCGATCGTGGTCGGCCGCGACGCGACACTGCGCCACTCCGTCGCCAGCTTCGGCGGCGAGGTCACCCGCATCACGCCGCGCGTCAAGTTCTCCGCCCCCGGCGGCGACGTCGAGCTGACCGGCGTGTACTTCGCGGACGACGGACAGTACATCGAAAACCGCCTGCTTGTGGACCACAGCGTGCCCAACTGCCGCTCCAACGTGCTGTACAAGGGCGCTCTGCAGGGCGACAAGACGTCCGCCAAGCCCGACGCCCGCACCTGCTGGGTGGGTGACGTGCTCATCCGCGCCGAGGCGCAGGGCACCGACACCTACGAGACCAACCGCAACATGGTTCTCACCGACGGCGCGCGCGCCGACGCGATCCCGAACCTCGAGATCGAGACCGGCGAAATCGTCGGCGCCGGCCACGCCGCAACCGTCGGCCGTTTCGATGAGGAGCAGGTCTTCTACCTGCGCGCACGCGGCATCCCCATGGAGGAGGCCACACGACTGATCATCCGCGGCTTCTTCAACGAGGTCTTGAACAAGATCCCGGTCGAGTCCGTCCGCGACGAGCTCATCGCCCGCGTCTCCGGCGAGCTCGAGCGAGCCAGCCTCTAA
- the sufB gene encoding Fe-S cluster assembly protein SufB encodes MNDDEIIESIGAYNYGWHDSDAAGAAARRGLNADVVKDISGIKNEPEWMLNQRLKALEIFEKKPMPTWGADLSGIDFDQIKYYVRSTEQQAASWEDLPADIKNTYDKLGIPEAEKQRLVAGVAAQYESEVVYHQIREDLEEKGVIFVDTDTALREHEDLFKEYFGSVIPAGDNKFSALNSAVWSGGSFIYVPPGVHVDIPLQAYFRINTENMGQFERTLIIVDEDAYVHYVEGCTAPIYKSDSLHSAVVEIIVKKGGRCRYTTIQNWSNNVYNLVTKRAKAEEGATMEWVDGNIGSKVTMKYPAVWMTGPYAKGEVLSVAFAGEGQFQDTGAKMTHMAPHTSSTIVSKSVARGGGRAAYRGLVQINPNAHHSASNVECDALLVDNISRSDTYPYNDIRNDHVTLGHEAKVSKVSEEQLFYLMSRGIAEEEAMAMIVRGFVEPIAKELPMEYALELNRLIELQMEGSVG; translated from the coding sequence ATGAACGACGACGAAATTATTGAGTCCATTGGCGCCTACAACTACGGCTGGCACGACTCCGACGCTGCCGGCGCGGCTGCCCGCCGCGGCCTCAACGCAGACGTGGTCAAGGACATCTCGGGCATCAAGAACGAGCCCGAGTGGATGCTCAACCAGCGCCTCAAGGCGCTCGAGATCTTCGAGAAGAAGCCGATGCCGACCTGGGGCGCCGACCTCAGCGGAATCGACTTCGACCAGATCAAGTACTACGTCCGCTCCACCGAGCAGCAGGCGGCATCCTGGGAGGACCTGCCCGCGGACATCAAGAACACCTACGACAAGCTGGGCATCCCCGAGGCCGAGAAGCAGCGCCTCGTGGCCGGTGTCGCCGCCCAGTACGAGTCCGAGGTGGTCTACCACCAGATCCGCGAAGACCTTGAGGAAAAGGGTGTCATCTTCGTCGACACCGACACCGCCCTGCGCGAGCACGAGGATCTGTTTAAGGAGTACTTCGGGTCCGTCATCCCGGCCGGCGACAACAAGTTCTCCGCACTCAACTCCGCCGTGTGGTCCGGCGGCTCCTTCATCTACGTCCCGCCGGGGGTCCACGTAGACATCCCGCTGCAGGCCTACTTCCGCATCAACACGGAGAACATGGGCCAGTTCGAGCGCACGCTCATCATCGTCGACGAGGACGCCTACGTGCACTACGTCGAGGGCTGCACCGCGCCGATTTACAAGTCCGACTCGCTGCACTCCGCCGTGGTGGAGATCATCGTGAAGAAGGGCGGGCGCTGCCGCTACACCACCATCCAGAACTGGTCCAACAACGTCTACAACCTGGTGACCAAGCGCGCCAAGGCGGAAGAGGGCGCGACCATGGAGTGGGTCGACGGCAACATCGGCTCCAAGGTGACCATGAAGTACCCGGCCGTGTGGATGACCGGTCCGTACGCCAAGGGCGAGGTCCTCTCCGTCGCATTCGCCGGCGAAGGCCAGTTCCAGGACACCGGCGCCAAGATGACGCACATGGCACCGCACACCTCCTCGACCATCGTGTCCAAGTCGGTGGCCCGCGGCGGCGGCCGCGCCGCCTACCGCGGCCTGGTGCAGATCAACCCGAACGCGCACCACTCCGCCTCCAACGTCGAGTGCGACGCGCTGCTGGTGGACAACATTTCCCGCTCCGACACCTACCCCTACAACGACATCCGCAACGACCACGTGACCCTGGGCCACGAGGCGAAGGTGTCCAAGGTGTCCGAAGAGCAGCTCTTCTACCTCATGTCCCGCGGCATCGCCGAGGAGGAGGCCATGGCCATGATCGTGCGCGGCTTCGTCGAGCCGATCGCCAAGGAGCTGCCCATGGAGTACGCCCTCGAGCTGAACCGTCTTATTGAGCTCCAAATGGAAGGATCGGTGGGTTAA
- a CDS encoding helix-turn-helix transcriptional regulator, whose protein sequence is MVEKARSIGGETRREVMSLLLKLGPVTAADLGHHLGLSAAGVRRHLDKLEDEQLAETCEPNPVAGEEATRGRPAKHYRLTQQGRDLFGSHYDTLATDAIRVLKDLGGEEAVRSLARERIHTILDGVGSVEDAGGDVEKVAHDLADALDESGYAATVTRAGTGIQICQHHCPVSAVAAEHPEICDAEHEAISALVGRHVQPLALIADGNGICTTNIPLTAAARPDAGTVAAHEKNTERSGDLD, encoded by the coding sequence ATGGTTGAGAAAGCTCGCTCCATCGGCGGGGAAACCCGTCGCGAGGTGATGTCGCTGCTGCTCAAGCTCGGTCCCGTCACCGCCGCAGACCTCGGACACCACCTCGGACTCTCCGCCGCAGGCGTGCGACGCCACCTCGATAAATTGGAAGACGAACAACTCGCTGAAACGTGCGAACCGAACCCGGTAGCGGGGGAGGAAGCCACCCGCGGGCGACCCGCGAAACACTACCGGCTCACGCAGCAGGGCCGGGATCTCTTCGGGAGCCACTACGATACGCTCGCGACCGACGCCATCCGAGTCCTCAAGGACCTCGGCGGCGAGGAAGCCGTGCGCTCGCTCGCACGGGAGAGGATCCACACGATTCTCGACGGCGTGGGAAGCGTGGAGGACGCCGGGGGAGACGTGGAGAAAGTGGCCCACGATCTCGCGGACGCTCTCGACGAGAGTGGCTACGCCGCTACGGTGACGAGGGCGGGCACCGGCATCCAGATCTGCCAGCACCACTGTCCCGTCTCTGCCGTCGCGGCCGAGCACCCCGAAATCTGCGACGCGGAGCACGAAGCCATCTCGGCGCTCGTCGGCAGGCACGTTCAACCGCTCGCGCTGATTGCGGACGGCAACGGAATTTGCACGACAAACATTCCTCTCACAGCCGCGGCGCGCCCGGATGCGGGTACTGTCGCGGCACACGAGAAAAACACCGAAAGGAGCGGAGATCTTGACTGA